One genomic segment of Chiloscyllium punctatum isolate Juve2018m chromosome 32, sChiPun1.3, whole genome shotgun sequence includes these proteins:
- the LOC140457804 gene encoding tetraspanin-33 produces the protein MRISCIIKWILFAFCYILWVASGLMISVGIYAKTASEGDAVDSLITDPALILIIVGCLMFCITFLGCTGALRNNQILLKIFMGFLLFILLAQIIGAALGFIFSKKVETKTVALFKKGIIRYRDDLDLQNLIDFIQKKFKCCGVSDYRDWSLNVYFSCQDDNPSLERCGVPFSCCIMNTGEIVNTMCGYETQSKEVLLVHKIIYMKGCLENIVNWGHENLNFIGGVCLSLLLVEVAMIVLAVVLLKKIKYFKKRKAQSQTTS, from the exons GTAGCAAGTGGCCTGATGATATCTGTGGGCATCTATGCAAAGACTGCATCTGAGGGAG ATGCAGTGGATTCTCTGATAACGGACCCCGCATTGATCCTGATCATTGTGGGCTGTTTAATGTTCTGCATCACTTTTCTAGGCTGCACTGGAGCACTGCGTAATAATCAAATTCTGCTTAAAATT TTTATGGGATTCCTCCTGTTCATCCTGCTGGCTCAGATAATAGGTGCTGCACTTGGCTTCATATTCTCCAAAAAG GTCGAAACGAAAACTGtggctttgttcaagaaagggataaTCAGATACAGGGATGATTTGGACCTGCAAAATCTAATTGATTTCATCCAGAAAAAG TTTAAATGTTGCGGGGTGTCTGACTATAGGGACTGGTCTTTGAATGTGTACTTTAGTTGTCAGGATGACAATCCCAGTCTCGAGCGATGTGGAGTGCCATTTTCTTGTTGTATCATGAACACTGGTGAG ATTGTCAACACAATGTGTGGTTATGAGACTCAGTCAAAGGAAGTTTTGTTAGTCCACAAAATAATTTACATGAAAGGATGCTTGGAGAACATCGTCAACTGGGGACATGAGAACCTGAATTTTATTGGTGGAGTGTGTCTCAGCCTGCTTTTGGTGGAG GTTGCGATGATCGTATTGGCAGTGGTGTTACTCAAAAAAATCAAGTACTTCAAGAAACGAAAAGCTCAAAGTCAGACTACATCATAA